The genomic interval TGTCCCTGTATTCGTTGTCCCGGTAAAAGGGGTCGTCTATGATGCCCGCGGACATCAGGTCCGTGTGGACGCAGCCAGGCACGGTGGCGGGGATGCATATATCCCCCTCCGGCAGGGGCGAGGCGGAACGGAGGGTCCACTCTCCGTCCAGGGATAGATAGTTATTCATCGGCTTCCTCTTCGGGCACCGGCAGGGTGACGTAGCCCTCGGTGGCGTTGTCTCTCGGGATGATCCTGCAGGGGTTGCCCATCACTATGGAATGGGAGGGCACGTCGCAGTTGACGTAGGAATTGGGGGCGATCAACACGTCGTCGCCTATGTGTATCCGGCCCACCACCACGGCGCCGGGGCCTACCCACACCCGGTTGCCCAGGATGGGAGCGCCCTTTCTCTTGCCCCTGTTCTCCTGGCCTATGGCCACGAACTGGTGCAGGGTCACGTTGTCTCCCAGCTCCGCGGCGGCGTTGACTCCGGCGCCGAAGGCGTGGATCATGCAAAGGCCCCTGCCTATCTTGCCCTCAGGCCATATGAGCATATGCTGCTGACGGCGCAAAAGGCTGAACAGGGCGCTGTAGAACTTCCTCTCCAGCGGGTTTTTGGAATACTGGGCCTTGCGCAGCGAAATATGAAACAGTCTGAGCCAGGGGGTCAGGACCTCGTAGCGGGACAGGTCCTCTTTGATAAGCTTGTTGATATTCATGTCTTGTCCTTTTTGACGGTGTTTACAGTAATATTGTAGCACGGATGGACCCCGTTGGGAAGATAAGGAGCAGATTTTGTGTTATAATTAATATACACATTACAGCTTAAGCGAGGTCACCCCATGAAATTATTGCTTCTCTCTGCCCTGCTCCTGCTGACAGCGGCCCTCTGGGCCGCCCCGGCCCGGACCCCGGAGTTCATCCTGGACTTTGAGGGCTGCGCCGTCTCGGACGCCTTTGACAACTCCCGCGACGGCATGAGCGTCAGCTACGTGAATCCGGACTGCCGGCACCGGGTGGCGGACACCCCCTCCGGCAAGGCCCTCATAGCCCGC from Abditibacteriota bacterium carries:
- a CDS encoding serine acetyltransferase: MNINKLIKEDLSRYEVLTPWLRLFHISLRKAQYSKNPLERKFYSALFSLLRRQQHMLIWPEGKIGRGLCMIHAFGAGVNAAAELGDNVTLHQFVAIGQENRGKRKGAPILGNRVWVGPGAVVVGRIHIGDDVLIAPNSYVNCDVPSHSIVMGNPCRIIPRDNATEGYVTLPVPEEEADE